In Chryseobacterium oranimense, a single window of DNA contains:
- a CDS encoding nucleoside triphosphate pyrophosphohydrolase family protein produces MDKIDSLNQVAEFHTTFKAPILDTPQIPSQERCNLRVELLQEELNELKQAIADNDIVEIADALCDLQYVLSGAVLEFGLGNKFVELFNEVQRSNMSKACDNAEQAEETVAFYKEKEVESFYEKSGEKFNVYRKADHKVLKNKYYSPADLKTIIEK; encoded by the coding sequence ATGGATAAAATTGATAGTCTGAACCAGGTAGCAGAATTCCACACCACTTTTAAAGCCCCTATTTTAGATACTCCACAAATCCCTTCCCAGGAAAGATGCAATCTGAGAGTTGAACTTTTACAGGAAGAATTAAACGAACTGAAGCAGGCAATTGCCGATAACGATATTGTAGAAATTGCCGATGCACTGTGCGATCTTCAGTATGTTTTAAGCGGCGCTGTGCTGGAATTCGGACTTGGCAATAAATTTGTAGAGCTATTTAACGAAGTACAGCGTTCCAATATGTCCAAAGCATGTGATAATGCAGAGCAGGCAGAGGAAACTGTAGCTTTTTATAAAGAAAAGGAAGTAGAATCTTTTTATGAAAAATCGGGAGAAAAATTTAACGTCTACAGAAAAGCAGACCATAAAGTTCTTAAAAACAAGTACTATTCTCCTGCAGATTTAAAAACAATTATCGAAAAATAA
- the leuD gene encoding 3-isopropylmalate dehydratase small subunit, whose translation MQKLVVLKSRAVPLPAENIDTDQIIPARFLKSIDRKGFGENLFRDWRFNIHTGEPNPDFVLNNPKFSGEILVAGNNFGCGSSREHAAWSLTDYGFKVIISSYFADIFKGNALNNGLLPVKVSEEFLKEILEGIHENPDNEIAIDVELQSVSFKDTTETFELDSYKKICLLNGYDDIDYLISKKQAIQQFEQKTQKYEQQLF comes from the coding sequence ATGCAAAAATTAGTTGTTTTAAAATCCCGCGCAGTACCGCTGCCGGCAGAAAATATAGATACAGACCAGATTATTCCGGCAAGATTTCTTAAAAGCATTGACAGAAAAGGCTTTGGAGAGAACCTGTTCAGGGACTGGAGATTCAATATTCATACAGGAGAACCGAATCCGGATTTTGTTTTAAACAATCCTAAATTCAGTGGCGAAATTCTTGTTGCGGGAAATAATTTCGGTTGTGGAAGCAGCCGTGAACACGCCGCCTGGTCTTTAACGGATTATGGCTTCAAAGTAATCATATCAAGCTATTTTGCTGATATTTTCAAAGGAAATGCCTTGAATAACGGGCTTCTTCCTGTGAAAGTTTCCGAAGAATTCTTAAAAGAAATTCTGGAAGGCATTCATGAAAATCCTGATAATGAAATTGCCATTGATGTGGAATTACAGTCTGTAAGCTTTAAAGATACAACCGAAACTTTTGAGCTTGATTCTTATAAAAAAATATGCCTGCTGAACGGCTATGACGATATCGATTATTTAATCAGCAAAAAACAGGCGATACAACAATTCGAACAAAAAACACAAAAGTATGAGCAGCAGTTATTTTAA
- a CDS encoding acyl-CoA dehydrogenase family protein, with amino-acid sequence MNTETIDNIKMIAETAREFAEKNIRPNIMEWDESQTFPKDLFHQLGEMGFMGIVVPEQYGGSGLGYHEYVTILDEISQVDPSIGLSVAAHNSLCTNHIYEFGNEDQRNKWLPQLASGKVIGAWGLTEHNTGSDSGGMSTTAVKDGDEWIINGAKNFITHAISGDIAVVMTRTGEIGAKNNSTAFVLEKGMPGFTSGKKENKLGMRASETAELIFDNVRVPDSHRLGEVGEGFKQAMKILDGGRISIAALSLGTARGAYKAALKYAKERHQFGKAIAEFQAINFMLADMATEIDAAELLIQRASTLKNAKQKMTKEGAMAKLYASEACVRISNNAVQIFGGYGYTKDFPAEKFYRDSKLCTIGEGTSEIQRLVIGRDITK; translated from the coding sequence ATGAACACAGAGACTATTGACAACATTAAAATGATAGCGGAAACAGCAAGAGAATTTGCTGAAAAAAACATCAGACCGAATATTATGGAGTGGGACGAAAGCCAGACGTTTCCAAAAGACCTTTTTCACCAGCTTGGAGAAATGGGATTTATGGGAATTGTAGTTCCTGAGCAGTACGGAGGTTCCGGTTTAGGCTATCATGAATATGTTACTATTCTGGACGAAATATCTCAGGTAGATCCGTCTATTGGTCTTTCTGTAGCTGCACACAACTCACTGTGCACCAACCATATTTACGAGTTTGGAAATGAAGATCAGAGAAATAAATGGCTTCCGCAGCTTGCTTCAGGAAAAGTGATCGGAGCATGGGGGCTTACAGAGCACAATACAGGTTCCGATTCAGGAGGTATGTCTACCACTGCCGTAAAAGATGGTGACGAATGGATCATCAACGGGGCTAAAAACTTCATTACTCATGCTATTTCAGGAGATATTGCTGTGGTAATGACAAGAACAGGCGAAATAGGGGCCAAAAATAATTCCACTGCTTTCGTTTTGGAAAAAGGAATGCCAGGCTTTACTTCGGGAAAGAAAGAAAACAAACTGGGAATGCGTGCTTCTGAAACTGCTGAACTTATTTTCGATAATGTTCGTGTACCGGATTCACACCGTTTAGGAGAAGTGGGAGAAGGTTTCAAGCAGGCAATGAAAATTCTTGACGGAGGTAGAATTTCTATCGCAGCTTTAAGTTTAGGTACTGCAAGAGGAGCTTATAAGGCTGCTTTAAAATACGCTAAGGAAAGACACCAGTTCGGAAAAGCAATCGCTGAATTCCAGGCGATCAACTTTATGCTTGCCGATATGGCCACTGAAATTGATGCCGCTGAACTTCTGATCCAGAGAGCTTCAACCCTGAAGAATGCCAAACAAAAAATGACTAAAGAAGGGGCAATGGCAAAATTGTACGCTTCTGAAGCATGTGTAAGAATTTCTAACAACGCTGTTCAGATCTTCGGAGGTTACGGATATACTAAAGACTTCCCTGCTGAGAAATTTTACAGAGATTCCAAATTATGTACGATCGGTGAAGGAACTTCAGAGATCCAGAGACTGGTAATAGGAAGAGACATTACAAAATAA
- a CDS encoding TlpA family protein disulfide reductase, protein MKKFITNIVAVSSFVLASQQFNAQKVVMNREVETQNDGKMLLGNQFKEQFLKAPYADWYVKEHDEYAIDQKAIGKLKKAKFNTYSLVVFMGTWCEDSHRDFPRLMKILEELKFPDNRLTIIAVNRKKESPTGDEVRYNIQKVPTIIVEKYGKEIGRIIEMPTTGYIERDLVEIMKKDDSSVIKEIFNK, encoded by the coding sequence ATGAAGAAATTTATTACCAATATTGTTGCCGTTTCAAGCTTTGTCCTGGCGTCCCAGCAGTTCAATGCCCAAAAAGTAGTGATGAACCGTGAGGTAGAAACTCAGAATGATGGTAAAATGCTTTTAGGAAACCAATTCAAAGAACAATTCTTAAAAGCTCCGTATGCAGACTGGTATGTAAAAGAACATGATGAATACGCCATTGACCAGAAAGCCATCGGGAAACTGAAAAAAGCCAAATTCAATACCTATTCTCTGGTCGTTTTTATGGGAACATGGTGTGAAGACAGCCACAGGGATTTCCCAAGGCTGATGAAAATTCTGGAAGAGCTGAAATTTCCCGATAATAGATTGACAATTATTGCCGTAAACCGCAAAAAAGAATCCCCAACCGGAGATGAAGTACGCTATAACATCCAGAAAGTCCCTACCATTATTGTTGAAAAATATGGTAAAGAGATCGGAAGGATCATAGAAATGCCTACCACCGGGTATATTGAAAGGGATCTGGTTGAAATAATGAAAAAAGATGACAGTTCTGTAATCAAAGAAATTTTTAACAAATAA
- the leuB gene encoding 3-isopropylmalate dehydrogenase yields the protein MSSSYFKIAVLPGDGIGPEVVGESIKVLDAVAEVFQCQFKFSYGLMGAEAIFKTGDPLPEETLKICKDSDAVLFGAIGDPVFDNNPEAKVRPEQGLLKLRKELGLYANIRPLKTYASLIDKSPLKREIIEGTDIQIFRELVSGIYFGEKFTDPDGKYAYDVCKYSTEEIIPIAHMAFKEAQKRRKKLILIDKANVLDTSRLWRKTCQKIASQYPDVQLDYIFVDNAAMQLVLNPKQFDVILTENMFGDIISDEASVIGGSIGLLPSASIGEENALFEPIHGSYPQAKGKGIANPVASILSTAMMLDYLELPEAADKLRRAVEHAIENRYVTVDLNSEQHYSTSEVGSFIADYIKYSEKSYYNFENIKIGKSTIV from the coding sequence ATGAGCAGCAGTTATTTTAAAATAGCAGTTTTGCCCGGAGACGGGATCGGGCCGGAAGTGGTCGGTGAAAGTATTAAAGTTTTGGATGCTGTGGCAGAAGTTTTTCAATGCCAGTTCAAGTTTTCCTATGGATTAATGGGTGCTGAAGCCATTTTTAAAACCGGAGATCCTCTTCCTGAAGAAACATTGAAGATCTGTAAAGATTCGGATGCCGTCCTTTTTGGAGCGATTGGAGATCCTGTTTTCGATAATAACCCTGAAGCAAAAGTAAGACCTGAACAGGGATTGCTGAAACTCCGGAAAGAGTTGGGACTATATGCCAATATCAGACCTTTGAAAACCTATGCTTCACTCATTGATAAAAGCCCTCTGAAAAGAGAAATTATTGAAGGAACGGATATCCAGATCTTCCGTGAGTTGGTAAGCGGTATTTATTTTGGTGAAAAATTTACAGATCCGGATGGAAAATATGCTTACGATGTCTGCAAATACAGTACAGAAGAGATCATTCCTATTGCTCATATGGCTTTTAAGGAAGCGCAAAAAAGAAGAAAGAAGCTTATTTTGATTGATAAAGCTAATGTTCTGGATACTTCAAGACTCTGGAGAAAAACCTGCCAAAAAATTGCTTCGCAATACCCTGATGTGCAGCTGGATTATATATTTGTAGACAATGCTGCCATGCAGCTCGTCCTTAATCCAAAACAGTTTGATGTAATCCTGACAGAAAATATGTTCGGGGATATTATTTCCGATGAAGCAAGTGTTATCGGAGGTTCTATCGGGCTTTTGCCATCGGCATCTATAGGTGAGGAAAATGCTTTATTTGAGCCTATTCATGGTTCTTATCCTCAGGCAAAAGGGAAGGGGATTGCCAATCCTGTGGCATCTATCCTCAGTACAGCTATGATGCTTGATTATCTTGAGCTTCCCGAAGCAGCAGATAAATTAAGAAGGGCAGTAGAGCATGCTATTGAGAACAGGTATGTTACTGTAGATCTTAATTCGGAGCAGCATTATTCTACGAGTGAGGTAGGAAGCTTTATTGCAGATTACATTAAGTATTCCGAGAAATCTTATTACAATTTTGAAAATATCAAGATCGGAAAATCTACGATCGTATAA
- a CDS encoding reprolysin-like metallopeptidase codes for MKKQLSMIGMLLITGISFAQTDRLWSEGSKKAPSNVFENKTQINNPKIFSLDFEGLKNALAKAPKRLAPGEKSEIIISFPNSEGKMENFKVRENSNFDPQLAAKYPDIKSYVGEGLTDSNSTVYFSTSSLGLSSMEIYGDKSAVFIEPYTKDLSSYVVYRKSDKKDDLNKFECTVIDVAQKGVSNNTLAARPNADDAKLRTFRLALSTTGEYTTYFGGTKANALAAINNTMTRVNGVFEKDFAARMVLIANNDAVIYTDASTDPYSAASGMSNWNSQLQSTLTSVIGEANYDIGHLFGASGGGGNAGCIGCICTNGSKGSGYTSPADAIPSGDNFDIDYVAHEMGHQFGGNHTFSMNNEGTGANMEPGSGSTIMGYAGITAQDIQPHSDAFFHAISIQQITNNIKAKTCPVSTSTGNAIPTANAGLDYTIPKGTPFMLTGTGTDANGDSLTYIWEQMDNASSSQTGASSAASATKASGPTFRSWTPTTSPTRYFPRMASILAGATTTAGSEITVEALSNVARSLNFRFTVRDNRAGGSGNNSDDALITVNGTAGPFSVSSQNSATTYTGGTSQTVTWNVAGTTANGVNAANVDILWSTDGGNTWTTLLAGTPNDGTEAVTIPNSSTTTGRIMVKGSNHIFFDVNNANITVNAGSGGTDTVAPTAPTLAASGTTSTTTNLSWSGATDNVAVTGYDVYQGASLIGSTASTTYTVTSLTPATTYSFSVKSKDAAGNVSPSSNTVSVTTLSGGTVTYCSSSASNTADERIGNVKFGTINNTSTGTAGYENFTSVSTNVTRGSAYTISITPTWTSTVYSEAYAVYIDYNGDGDFTDSGELAWSKAGSTTTPVTGSITIPATATVGSTRMRVMMKYSSVPTSSCEAYTYGQVEDYTLNIVSSGRGELTDIKDLITDIKVYPNPARDILHISNATSEDYKIFDMGGKLINSGKLERGSVNVSGLIKGAYMIQVGETAKRFIKN; via the coding sequence ATGAAAAAACAATTATCCATGATTGGGATGCTTCTTATTACAGGCATCTCTTTCGCGCAGACTGACCGTCTCTGGAGTGAAGGTTCAAAAAAAGCACCTTCAAACGTTTTTGAAAACAAAACCCAAATCAACAATCCGAAAATCTTCAGCTTAGATTTTGAAGGACTGAAAAACGCTCTCGCCAAAGCCCCAAAAAGACTTGCTCCGGGAGAAAAATCAGAAATCATCATTTCTTTTCCTAATTCTGAAGGAAAGATGGAAAACTTTAAAGTAAGAGAGAATTCAAACTTTGACCCTCAGCTTGCCGCGAAGTATCCGGACATTAAATCTTACGTAGGCGAAGGCCTTACCGACTCTAATTCAACCGTCTATTTCAGCACTTCTTCACTTGGTCTTTCCTCTATGGAAATCTATGGAGATAAATCTGCAGTTTTTATTGAGCCTTACACCAAAGACCTTTCTTCTTATGTAGTATACAGAAAGTCTGACAAGAAGGACGATCTTAATAAATTCGAATGTACAGTTATCGACGTAGCCCAAAAAGGAGTGTCCAATAACACCCTTGCTGCCAGACCCAATGCAGATGATGCCAAGCTGAGAACATTCAGGCTTGCTCTTTCAACTACCGGAGAATACACAACGTATTTTGGAGGTACTAAAGCGAATGCTCTTGCCGCCATCAACAATACAATGACTCGCGTAAATGGTGTTTTTGAAAAAGATTTTGCAGCAAGAATGGTTCTGATTGCCAACAATGATGCTGTAATTTATACCGATGCTTCTACAGACCCTTATTCTGCAGCTTCAGGAATGAGCAACTGGAACTCACAGCTTCAAAGTACCCTTACTTCCGTAATCGGAGAAGCCAATTATGATATCGGGCATTTATTCGGAGCTTCCGGAGGAGGCGGAAACGCAGGATGTATCGGTTGTATCTGTACTAACGGTTCAAAAGGAAGCGGATATACTTCACCGGCAGACGCCATTCCTTCAGGAGATAACTTCGATATCGATTATGTTGCCCACGAAATGGGGCACCAATTTGGAGGAAATCACACCTTCTCTATGAATAACGAGGGAACCGGCGCCAATATGGAACCGGGCTCAGGATCAACCATTATGGGGTATGCAGGGATTACTGCCCAGGATATCCAACCTCATTCCGATGCATTTTTCCATGCGATAAGCATCCAGCAGATTACCAATAATATTAAAGCTAAAACATGTCCGGTAAGCACTTCTACAGGAAATGCCATTCCTACAGCCAATGCCGGTCTTGATTATACCATTCCTAAAGGCACTCCTTTCATGCTTACAGGAACAGGAACTGATGCTAACGGAGATTCATTAACCTATATCTGGGAGCAGATGGACAACGCATCATCATCCCAAACCGGAGCAAGCTCTGCAGCAAGTGCTACCAAAGCATCAGGTCCAACTTTCAGATCATGGACTCCTACCACTTCTCCGACAAGATATTTCCCGAGAATGGCATCTATCTTAGCAGGAGCTACAACTACAGCAGGATCAGAGATCACAGTTGAGGCACTTTCCAACGTAGCCAGATCATTAAATTTCAGATTTACAGTACGTGATAACAGAGCAGGAGGTTCAGGAAATAATTCCGATGATGCTTTAATTACAGTAAACGGAACAGCAGGACCTTTCAGTGTTTCTTCACAAAACTCTGCAACTACCTACACGGGAGGAACCTCACAAACCGTAACATGGAACGTAGCCGGAACAACCGCTAATGGCGTGAATGCTGCCAATGTAGACATTTTATGGTCAACAGACGGCGGAAATACATGGACTACCCTTCTTGCAGGAACTCCAAACGATGGAACAGAAGCCGTAACCATTCCAAATTCATCTACAACTACAGGAAGAATTATGGTAAAAGGCTCAAACCACATCTTCTTTGATGTGAATAATGCCAATATTACCGTAAATGCAGGCAGCGGAGGTACAGATACCGTAGCACCTACAGCTCCTACCCTTGCAGCTTCCGGAACTACATCTACCACAACTAATCTTTCCTGGAGCGGAGCTACGGATAATGTGGCGGTTACAGGTTACGATGTTTATCAAGGGGCTTCATTGATCGGTTCCACAGCATCTACAACCTATACGGTAACAAGTTTAACACCTGCCACAACGTACAGCTTTAGTGTTAAATCTAAAGATGCAGCAGGAAATGTATCGCCTTCAAGCAATACAGTGAGCGTTACTACCCTTTCAGGAGGTACGGTAACTTACTGCTCTTCTTCTGCAAGCAATACAGCAGATGAAAGAATCGGAAATGTGAAATTCGGAACCATCAATAATACTTCAACAGGGACAGCTGGTTATGAAAACTTCACTTCGGTTTCTACCAATGTAACAAGAGGAAGCGCTTACACCATCTCAATAACCCCAACATGGACTTCAACTGTTTACAGCGAAGCTTATGCGGTATATATTGACTATAACGGTGACGGTGACTTTACAGACAGCGGAGAACTGGCCTGGTCTAAAGCAGGTTCTACAACTACACCTGTTACAGGAAGCATCACTATCCCTGCAACTGCAACGGTTGGTTCTACAAGAATGAGAGTAATGATGAAGTACAGCTCTGTACCTACTTCTTCATGTGAAGCTTATACTTATGGCCAGGTTGAGGATTATACCCTGAATATTGTTTCTTCAGGAAGAGGAGAACTTACGGATATCAAGGATCTGATCACTGATATCAAAGTATATCCAAACCCGGCAAGAGATATATTACATATTTCAAACGCGACATCAGAAGATTATAAAATCTTTGATATGGGTGGAAAACTAATCAATTCAGGAAAGCTTGAAAGAGGCAGCGTTAATGTAAGCGGACTTATAAAAGGCGCTTATATGATCCAGGTTGGAGAAACTGCCAAGAGATTCATTAAAAATTAA
- a CDS encoding TNT domain-containing protein — translation MKHLLKYLFLLTTVFFSVACSSDNEETENPTGVVTHVFYKNADEFALTYDPAGTVNQAIRNQAFDLYKQGKWSELEALFNANNLNGGWPPANGGYNIVDDVPFQAGQKFDRYSGAVGSYDGTGVPTLGGSFTSPIINGYVYTFSQRALNQPENKYDFYYEIDVLNNLLPFKSQTADVIPWFNQIGGGKQTMWKIPIDVTTGYQKTWNKLAQEGYVKITIKKSPSGKYNNQVGTVIQQ, via the coding sequence ATGAAACATTTATTGAAGTACCTCTTTTTATTGACAACAGTATTTTTTTCAGTTGCCTGTAGTTCAGACAATGAAGAAACCGAAAATCCCACGGGAGTCGTTACCCACGTATTCTATAAAAACGCAGATGAATTCGCTCTAACCTATGATCCGGCCGGAACTGTAAACCAAGCCATCAGGAATCAGGCGTTTGATTTATACAAACAAGGAAAATGGAGCGAGCTGGAAGCGCTTTTTAATGCCAATAATCTCAATGGCGGCTGGCCTCCTGCAAACGGCGGATACAATATTGTTGATGATGTTCCGTTTCAGGCAGGGCAAAAGTTCGACAGGTATAGCGGAGCTGTTGGCAGCTATGACGGAACAGGTGTTCCTACTTTAGGAGGAAGCTTTACAAGCCCTATCATCAATGGATATGTGTATACTTTCTCCCAAAGAGCATTAAACCAGCCCGAGAACAAATATGATTTCTATTACGAAATAGATGTTTTGAATAATTTACTACCTTTCAAATCTCAAACGGCAGATGTAATTCCCTGGTTTAATCAGATTGGTGGAGGAAAACAAACGATGTGGAAAATCCCGATTGATGTGACAACAGGTTATCAGAAAACATGGAATAAACTTGCACAGGAAGGATATGTAAAGATTACCATTAAAAAAAGCCCGAGCGGAAAATACAATAATCAGGTAGGCACAGTGATTCAGCAATAA
- a CDS encoding endonuclease has product MKKFLLPIILIASFVSAQAPAGYYDGTTGLTGYALKSKLHDIISEKNVNWHYGDLPNFYNQTDLDRYYDHGPGNTTILLDVYSEIPAGADAYEYTSANLISTSGAEGLGFNREHAVPQSTFNSDYPMYSDLHFVIPTDARINQLRNNYPYGVGNSTVHYTFTNSSKIANSAIPNYVYTNRVYEPINEFKGDIARMLLYFAVRYEGKLPSFNYSTNINPAIDRSPLDGTAERAFDPAYISMLLQWHLQDPVSQREIDRNNAIYAIQRNRNPFIDNPQWVNAIWVQTPDAVAPQAPLNLNSTQSGAYYTNLVWAPSTSSDVIGYNIYQNGTFLTTTKSTSVVIDHLAPSTSYSYTVRAYDLGYLQSPDSNTVTISTLAADTNSKDLFIVKYIEGTGNNKALEIVNKTGHEVDLNNYSIRVQYYNSTSDSYYFGNSFELEGKVPNNETFVVLNPKSALSCYTNNDARFLTAGDALTFSGTQYVELIYKSATVDAVGSKFVSNSYGDVSLYRKNTVTQPNATFNIGEWDSYGANYCQNLGTLSASDIILAGNDIKIYPNPTYDNIFVSGKAESVKSAQILDLSGKLMYSEQNPFKNKQNISVQNLSSGVYLLKLDDKAYQFIKK; this is encoded by the coding sequence ATGAAAAAATTTTTACTGCCTATTATTTTAATTGCATCATTTGTTTCAGCTCAAGCTCCCGCAGGATACTATGACGGAACGACGGGACTTACAGGCTATGCGCTGAAATCAAAACTGCATGATATTATTTCAGAAAAGAACGTGAACTGGCATTACGGTGATCTGCCTAATTTTTATAATCAGACGGATTTAGATAGATATTATGATCATGGGCCGGGTAATACGACCATATTACTTGATGTTTATTCGGAAATTCCTGCCGGGGCTGATGCTTATGAATATACATCGGCTAATTTAATAAGTACTTCAGGAGCTGAAGGACTGGGTTTCAACAGGGAACATGCTGTTCCCCAGAGTACTTTTAACAGTGATTATCCCATGTATTCTGATCTGCATTTTGTGATTCCTACAGATGCCAGAATCAATCAGCTTAGAAATAATTATCCTTACGGTGTTGGGAATTCCACAGTTCATTATACTTTCACAAACTCATCTAAAATTGCCAACAGTGCTATTCCTAATTATGTTTATACGAACAGGGTTTATGAGCCTATCAATGAATTTAAGGGAGATATCGCGAGAATGCTGCTCTATTTTGCGGTAAGATATGAAGGTAAATTGCCCTCTTTCAATTACTCCACGAATATTAATCCTGCAATAGACCGGTCTCCTCTTGATGGAACCGCGGAAAGAGCTTTTGATCCGGCCTATATTTCGATGCTTCTGCAGTGGCACCTTCAGGATCCTGTATCTCAAAGGGAAATTGACCGGAATAATGCCATATATGCCATTCAGAGAAACAGGAACCCTTTTATTGATAACCCTCAATGGGTGAATGCTATCTGGGTGCAGACACCTGATGCAGTAGCACCACAAGCTCCTTTAAACTTAAATTCTACCCAATCCGGAGCTTATTATACCAATTTAGTATGGGCGCCAAGCACAAGTTCAGATGTTATAGGTTATAATATTTACCAGAATGGGACTTTTTTAACTACAACAAAATCTACATCTGTAGTTATTGATCATCTGGCACCTTCCACCTCTTATTCGTATACAGTGAGAGCATATGATCTGGGATACCTGCAGTCTCCCGACAGTAATACAGTTACGATATCCACATTGGCGGCAGATACAAATTCAAAGGACCTTTTTATCGTTAAATATATTGAAGGAACAGGTAACAACAAGGCTTTGGAAATTGTAAACAAGACAGGCCATGAAGTAGATTTAAACAACTACAGTATACGGGTACAATACTACAACAGCACGTCTGATTCTTATTATTTCGGAAACAGTTTTGAACTTGAAGGAAAAGTACCTAACAATGAGACCTTCGTAGTCCTGAATCCTAAATCTGCCTTATCATGTTACACCAATAATGATGCACGATTCCTTACAGCGGGTGATGCCTTGACTTTTTCAGGAACCCAGTACGTAGAGCTAATCTATAAGTCAGCGACGGTGGATGCTGTAGGAAGCAAGTTTGTCAGCAATTCATATGGAGATGTTTCCCTTTACAGAAAAAATACCGTTACACAGCCTAATGCAACATTTAATATTGGGGAATGGGATTCGTACGGAGCTAATTACTGTCAGAATTTAGGAACTCTTTCTGCTTCAGATATTATTTTAGCAGGAAATGATATTAAAATTTACCCTAATCCGACCTATGACAATATTTTTGTGAGTGGTAAGGCTGAAAGTGTAAAATCAGCTCAGATTTTAGACCTCTCAGGAAAGCTGATGTATTCGGAGCAGAATCCTTTTAAAAATAAGCAGAATATTTCGGTACAAAATCTTTCATCTGGCGTATATCTCCTGAAGCTTGATGATAAAGCCTATCAGTTTATCAAGAAATA
- a CDS encoding DUF4230 domain-containing protein — translation MRNYKVIISFATGILVMLILFLGLKSCLNLGGKTEKSDYYILTNQISKMNKMVVMEQDISSMQKTKMGYEVFGKEVSNNSIITYTKTNAQVSYDLNKMKIEVDSINKKLVITELPDAEIRITPSVEIQSLDDSFFNRISEKDIKNVTQKAKETAIQSVNQNQLRTEGRKQLLENLNNIFVLAKALDYTIEDETGKLGVLGL, via the coding sequence TTGAGAAATTACAAAGTAATCATATCGTTTGCGACGGGAATTCTCGTTATGCTCATTCTGTTCTTAGGACTTAAATCATGTTTAAATCTTGGTGGAAAGACGGAAAAGTCAGATTATTATATTCTGACCAACCAGATCTCTAAAATGAATAAAATGGTCGTTATGGAGCAGGACATTTCCAGCATGCAGAAAACCAAGATGGGCTATGAGGTGTTTGGAAAAGAAGTTTCAAACAACAGCATTATTACCTATACCAAAACCAATGCCCAGGTTTCCTATGATCTTAATAAAATGAAGATAGAAGTAGATTCCATCAACAAAAAATTAGTGATCACCGAACTTCCCGATGCAGAAATAAGAATTACACCCAGCGTTGAGATCCAGTCACTGGACGACTCCTTTTTCAACAGGATTTCTGAAAAAGACATTAAAAATGTAACCCAGAAAGCCAAGGAAACTGCGATACAGTCTGTTAACCAGAATCAGCTGAGAACAGAAGGCCGCAAACAATTACTGGAAAATCTCAACAATATTTTCGTTTTGGCAAAAGCTTTGGACTATACCATAGAAGATGAAACCGGCAAGCTCGGTGTTTTAGGACTCTAA
- a CDS encoding DinB family protein: MIKQALLGEFLYEAESTRKLLKAIPDNALNWKPSEKNWTTGQLASHIAEVYNWYEATFNQDVFDMGTYQYDKGDISKAENIVAKFEENVAKAHKVLENSNEGNYFNEWKMEMAGNPLFPPMPKIQVIRSFLYNHLYHHRGELIVYLRATGNTVPGLYGPTADDQM, from the coding sequence ATGATTAAACAAGCCCTCTTAGGTGAATTTCTGTATGAAGCAGAAAGCACAAGAAAACTTTTAAAAGCAATCCCGGATAATGCTTTAAACTGGAAACCCTCTGAAAAAAACTGGACTACCGGACAATTAGCCTCTCATATTGCAGAAGTGTATAACTGGTACGAAGCGACTTTCAATCAGGATGTTTTCGATATGGGAACATACCAGTATGATAAAGGAGACATTTCCAAAGCTGAAAATATTGTAGCAAAATTTGAAGAAAATGTGGCTAAAGCACACAAAGTTTTAGAGAATTCAAATGAAGGCAACTATTTTAACGAATGGAAAATGGAAATGGCTGGAAATCCACTTTTCCCTCCTATGCCGAAGATTCAGGTGATCCGTTCTTTTTTATACAATCATTTATACCACCACAGAGGTGAACTGATTGTTTATCTTAGAGCAACAGGAAATACAGTACCTGGTTTATACGGACCTACTGCTGACGACCAGATGTAA